The following proteins are co-located in the Fusobacteria bacterium ZRK30 genome:
- a CDS encoding YitT family protein, giving the protein MKRHLKGLFFDYFVINLGLILSAIGIGIFLVPGRLVSSGVPGVATILFYGMGIPIGLTILVFNIPIFILGVKVFGKEYGFKTFFGIVGLAFYTQTFQTLLNNTSVIDYAKGGNLLLAPIFGGLFLGSGMGLIFRFGGSMGGADILGQVISKYSRLPVAHAILMLDILVMGSGIAVFGIERGLYAILSAFACNSILNKIFEGVSHSKMVYITSSKYDEIQELLANDIQTESTTIMTKSRIQDSERKMIMVILKNKQLRDLQVFMHRIDPTAFIVISEVYEVFGDSEDE; this is encoded by the coding sequence ATGAAAAGACACTTAAAGGGGTTATTTTTTGATTATTTTGTTATTAATTTAGGACTGATATTATCAGCCATTGGGATAGGAATTTTCTTGGTTCCTGGGAGACTAGTCAGTAGCGGAGTTCCAGGAGTTGCCACTATATTATTTTACGGGATGGGAATCCCAATTGGTCTTACCATTTTGGTCTTTAATATTCCTATATTCATCTTAGGGGTTAAAGTATTCGGAAAGGAATATGGGTTTAAAACTTTTTTTGGAATTGTGGGTTTAGCCTTTTATACCCAGACTTTTCAGACATTACTCAACAATACATCTGTAATTGACTATGCCAAGGGTGGAAATTTACTCTTAGCACCTATCTTTGGAGGATTATTTTTAGGTTCAGGAATGGGTTTAATCTTTAGGTTTGGTGGAAGCATGGGAGGCGCTGATATCTTAGGACAGGTTATCAGTAAATATTCTAGACTACCGGTAGCTCATGCTATCTTAATGTTAGATATCCTTGTAATGGGTAGTGGAATAGCTGTCTTCGGGATAGAGAGGGGACTCTATGCTATCTTATCTGCATTTGCCTGTAACTCCATCTTAAATAAGATATTTGAAGGGGTAAGCCATAGTAAGATGGTGTATATCACAAGTTCAAAATATGATGAGATCCAGGAACTACTAGCTAATGATATCCAGACTGAGAGTACTACTATTATGACTAAGAGTCGTATCCAGGATTCTGAAAGAAAGATGATCATGGTTATCTTAAAGAATAAACAGCTTCGTGATTTACAGGTATTTATGCATCGAATCGATCCAACAGCTTTTATTGTTATCTCGGAAGTATATGAAGTTTTCGGTGATTCAGAGGACGAATAA
- a CDS encoding DUF3798 domain-containing protein, whose translation MKKLFLLVTMFVMSAFAFSADYHIGVVSGTVSQSEDGLRGAQELINKFGAAENGGKVIHITYPDNFMQEMETTISQIVSLADDPKMKAIVITEAIPGTVEAFRRVREKNPDILLIANSPHEDPEMIADVADLVLNPDNVARGYLIVKAAQEMGAKKFMHISFPRHMSYELLSRRRDIMKQAAADLGMEFITMTAPDPVSDVGVAGAQQFILEKVPSWLKKYGKDTAFFATNDAQTEPLLKRIAEDGGYFVEADLPSPTMGYPGALGVKFDKSEKGNWPKILKKVEKSVVKAGGSGRMGTWAYSYNFAAAVALGTHAIDVIEGRSEIDDFDEVMAALGMQSPGAGWNGSEYVDVDGIERENFFLVYQDTYVFGKGYLNMTNLEVPEKYFEIN comes from the coding sequence ATGAAAAAATTATTTTTATTAGTTACAATGTTTGTAATGTCGGCGTTTGCCTTTTCAGCAGACTACCATATTGGTGTAGTATCCGGGACAGTATCTCAATCAGAAGACGGGCTTAGAGGAGCTCAGGAGTTAATAAACAAGTTTGGAGCAGCTGAAAACGGAGGGAAAGTAATACATATAACTTACCCGGATAACTTTATGCAGGAGATGGAAACTACAATCTCTCAAATCGTAAGTTTAGCAGATGACCCTAAGATGAAAGCAATAGTTATAACAGAAGCTATTCCTGGAACAGTGGAAGCATTTAGAAGGGTAAGGGAAAAAAATCCTGATATTTTATTAATTGCAAACAGTCCCCATGAAGATCCAGAGATGATCGCAGATGTAGCAGACTTAGTATTAAACCCCGATAATGTGGCTAGAGGTTACTTAATTGTAAAAGCAGCTCAAGAGATGGGAGCAAAGAAATTTATGCATATATCATTTCCTAGACATATGAGTTATGAACTTTTATCTAGAAGAAGAGATATTATGAAACAGGCGGCAGCTGATTTAGGTATGGAATTTATAACTATGACTGCCCCAGACCCTGTAAGTGATGTCGGTGTAGCAGGAGCTCAACAATTTATCTTAGAAAAAGTGCCTTCATGGTTAAAAAAATACGGTAAAGATACTGCATTTTTCGCAACAAATGATGCACAGACTGAACCTTTATTAAAGAGGATAGCAGAAGATGGTGGATACTTTGTAGAAGCAGACCTGCCTTCTCCAACAATGGGATACCCTGGAGCTTTAGGAGTTAAATTTGATAAGAGTGAAAAGGGAAATTGGCCTAAGATATTGAAAAAAGTTGAAAAATCAGTAGTTAAAGCTGGTGGGTCAGGAAGAATGGGAACATGGGCATATTCATATAACTTTGCTGCAGCAGTAGCTTTAGGAACTCATGCAATAGATGTAATAGAGGGAAGATCAGAGATAGATGATTTTGATGAAGTTATGGCTGCATTAGGAATGCAAAGTCCTGGAGCAGGTTGGAATGGAAGTGAATATGTAGATGTTGACGGAATAGAGAGAGAAAACTTTTTCTTAGTATATCAAGATACATATG
- a CDS encoding alpha-hydroxy-acid oxidizing protein: protein MNLAEIKKNAREKMKGVCAICRECNGVWCRGMVPGMGGAGNGSTMQRNYNKLNEIRVMMKTLHDAKDPDVKFNFLGKVLSSPVMVAPITGLNYNAGGAVEEEDYIDDIVNGSLECGTIAMIGDGGNPDFYRWGIEAIKKVDGNGVAIIKPRENSEIIKRIRMAEEAGALAVGVDVDGAGLLVMSTMGQPVGPKSVKELKELVDSTKLPFILKGILSVEEAKIAMEAGVAGIIVSNHGGRVLNGTISSVETLAEISAAVGDKMVVIADGGVREGMDIVKFLALGAHCILVGRPVIWGSVGGRREGVKVTLETLRNQLYQAMILTGAGSLEEINKSMIYRD, encoded by the coding sequence ATGAACTTAGCAGAGATAAAAAAAAATGCCCGGGAAAAGATGAAAGGTGTATGTGCTATATGTCGTGAATGTAATGGTGTTTGGTGTAGAGGGATGGTCCCAGGAATGGGAGGAGCAGGAAATGGTTCTACTATGCAGAGGAATTATAATAAATTAAATGAGATAAGAGTTATGATGAAAACATTACATGATGCCAAGGATCCGGATGTTAAATTTAATTTTTTAGGGAAGGTACTTTCCAGCCCGGTAATGGTAGCTCCTATAACGGGATTAAACTATAATGCCGGAGGAGCCGTAGAAGAGGAAGATTATATAGACGACATCGTAAACGGAAGTTTAGAATGCGGAACTATAGCTATGATAGGTGATGGAGGAAATCCTGATTTTTATAGGTGGGGGATAGAAGCTATAAAAAAAGTGGATGGTAATGGTGTGGCTATCATAAAACCCCGTGAAAATTCTGAGATCATAAAAAGAATAAGGATGGCAGAGGAAGCAGGGGCACTGGCTGTAGGAGTAGATGTAGACGGAGCTGGATTATTGGTTATGAGTACTATGGGACAGCCTGTAGGACCAAAATCAGTGAAAGAATTAAAGGAATTGGTGGATTCGACGAAATTACCATTTATACTAAAGGGGATTCTCAGTGTAGAGGAAGCTAAGATAGCCATGGAAGCAGGAGTGGCAGGGATCATAGTATCTAACCATGGAGGCCGTGTGTTAAACGGTACCATAAGTTCAGTTGAGACACTGGCTGAAATATCTGCAGCTGTTGGAGATAAGATGGTAGTAATAGCTGATGGAGGAGTAAGGGAAGGAATGGATATAGTAAAATTCTTAGCCCTTGGAGCTCACTGTATATTGGTAGGAAGACCTGTTATTTGGGGAAGTGTAGGAGGTAGAAGAGAAGGAGTAAAAGTAACTTTGGAAACTTTAAGAAATCAACTATATCAAGCCATGATACTGACAGGTGCCGGTAGTTTAGAAGAAATAAATAAAAGTATGATATACAGGGATTAA